The Nitrospira sp. sequence ATGGAGTGCACGGCCAGCTCTTTCTTGACCCGTTCCGGGACGTGTTCTTGCTCTACTGAACCCACTGCGAGAGCGTGGTAGCCGATCACGGTCTCGCTGACCAGCCCCACATAGGTCTGCGATCCTCCGCCGCGTTGATTCTGCAGGGCGTGTTCTTGAAGGAAACGATTGAGGGCTTCCGGTCCACAGTCGAATGCCTCGACAGCATGATGCGGTTGAAGTGTTTCAATACGCCTCGTCAACGTTTGTTTCGAGAGTCGGAGGGAGGCGCGCTGTCAAAAAAGTCTGGTTCCGTTATGAGGCGCTGCATCCGAGGGAGGGGGCGTGTGGGAGCATCCAGTGCAGCCAAAAACGCCCTCCATTGGACTTGCTCAAAGGAAATCTTCGGCGATCGGCCAAGGCTTCGTCTGCTCGAGCCAGTGCGCTTTCAAGGACAAATGCACTTCTGACCTTCCCCCAGTTTCGTGGACACCTGGTTACGCGACGGCCATCCTCGATTCGTACTCGACCGAGGAGCGATAGCCGATAGTCGAGTGCCGACGCGTCCAATTGTAGAACACCTCGATGTATTTGAAGCTGTCCTGCGTGGCTTCGGCTCGTGTGGCCTAGTGCCGATGGGACACGAGCTCGCGCTTCAGTGTCCAGAAGAAGCTCTCAACGCGGGCGTTGTCCCAGCAATTGCCTTTGCGGCTCATGCTGGCCGTGATGCCAGCGGTGGTGAGCAGCTGCTGGGACTTCCCTGCGGCATACTGACTCCCGAGATCGGAGTGATGCAGCAGTCCGGCTTGGGGCTGGCGAGTGGTGATCGCCATGCGGAGGGCCTGTTCGGTAAAATCCCCGGTCAAGCGCGGGCCCATCGCCCAGCCAATGATTGCACGCGAGTAGAGATCCAGCAGCACGGCCAGATACAGCCAACCCTCCAGGGTCCAGACGTAGGTGATATCGCCTGCCCGGACCCGGTTGGGCTGCGACACCGTGAACTGGCGTTGAAGCGTGTTCGCCGCCACGGGCCAGCGGTGCGGCGAGTGCGTCGCGGCCCGCCATTTCTCCACGGTCTTGGCCCGGAGGCCATCGTGGCGCAGCAGTCGAGCCACGCGATTCTCCCCACCCCGGTGGCCTTGGGTGCGGAGCGCTCGCCAGATGCTCGGACTGCCATACGTCTGGCGACTGTCCTGATGGAGCACGCGGATGGTGGCGAGCAGCGTACGATTGGTGGTCGCCCGCCGACTTTCTGCACGTCCTCGCCACGCATAATACCCCGCGGAGGATCCCGCCAGCGCACGGCACATCAGGCGGATCGGATCGCGACGGTCGTGCTCCAGGATCACGCCGTATCTCATTGGGACTCCCTCGCGAAGAACGCCGCCGCACGTTTTAAAAAATCCCGCTCCAGCTTCAATACGGCATTTTCACGCCGCAGCTGGACCAGTTCCGCCTGCTCAGTCTGTAGGGATTGTCGGGTCTGTCCACGCTCCTCTGCCTGCTGCTGCCCCGCTCGCCACCGGTAGAGGAGATGATCGGCAATCCCCAGATCCCGCGCCACCTGGGTCACGGGATGCCCTGACTTCCGTACGAAGCGCACGGTTTCTTCTTTGAATACCGCCGTATACGACCATCGTGTCTTCGTGCTCATGCTGTCCTCCCATTTCCTCGTTCTCCCACTTATGGAAGTGTCTGTGAAATCGAGGGAAGGTCAGACCTGATGCATTTCAGCCATCACGGCCTCGCATCTGTTCCAAGTTAGGACTGCTGCCGTGGATTGAACCTGCAAGCAATCTCGAAGTCATGGTCATCTGGATACGCTCTTGCCATTTCATCAGCGATACGCGCTCGCTCACTGTGGCACTCCTGGGATGTGGGATAGGTCTGTAGCAGCGTCATCCTGCTGATTCCGGGCACAGTGTTCAGCAGAATGATGACCAATAGTCACATAGTGCCTTTCCTTCCGACAATCATCACGATCTGGGGACTGATCGGCCCTATGCTCTGCTCGAAAAGCAGCAAAAGACGAGCCACTGGGGTGATATCGAACGCACATCTCCACAGGAATACGTAAAACAGTCGAATTGTCGCGATGATAGGTCTTTTCCCCCTACAGGATTTCTATCGATGAGGTGAGATGCGGAGATCGACAGTGAACACAAAGAGATTCACTCTGAATCTGATTCGATTCACTGCGAGCAGGCTGAGTTGGGTTTATATGCCTTGACCCATGATGCCGAATATGAAGCCGCTGTCTATGAAGCGATTGCAAAGGAGATGTGGCCCACGTGTGTGCCTTCCGACATTGACATGTGTTGCACATGTGAGTAAGCTGAACGACATGCCCAAGATGATTCAACTTCGAAATGTTCCGGATCAACTCCATCGAAAGCTAAAAGCGCGTGCTGCTACCGAGGGGCAATCGCTCTCGGATTACCTCCTTGCGGAAATCCGTCGCGCCGCCGATCGACCGACTCTGACGGAGATGGCCGAACGTTTGCAACATCGGACAAAAACGACTCCAACACCCTCTCCCGAGGAAGCTGTTCGAGCTGAGCGAGACCGACATTGATCGTGCTCGATGCTTCGGCGATTCTCGAAGTGCTGTTGTCGACACCAGCTGCTCCTTCGGTGTACGGTCGTCTCTCTGTCAATGGAGAAACTCTTCATGCCCCGCACCTATTGGACCTAGAAATCCTCCAAGTGTTACGCCGATATTGCGCGACTGGTGAAATCACCGTAGACCGGGCGGAACAGGCTGTGGCCGACTATCTCGATCTTCCAATTACTCGATATGCCCATGATGTCTGTGTGCGCAGGGTTTGGGAACTCCGGCAAAATTTGACGGCTTATGATGGCGTTTATGTGGCTCTGGCTGAGGCGCTTTCGGCTCCGCTGATTACGCGCGATCGAAGATTAGCGGCGGCGTCTGGACATAGGGCTATTATCGAAGTGGTGTGAGAGAGCGTGTCGGTGATCCATGGTAGCGGTACTTGACGCTGGCGGACTTGCGCTTCAAACTAGCTCAGCACTCAGCACATTGAAGAGCGCGCCCGTAGCTCAGTCGGATAGAGCATCAGCCTTCTAAGCGGTTCCAAGCCTTCCCTCTATCTCCTTGTTCAATCTGTGAAAAACCGCTCCAGTAAAGGTGTTTCGTTGTTTTTTGGGTTCAGTTTGACTCAGTTCACTTGAGGGGAATTTGGGTCAATTTTGCTCTTCTATTAACACGCCCGTAACACGTAGGGTTTTTCTCTAGATATGTCGGATACGCACGACACGCCTTGACCCGTCGTGGGACGCGCTCGGCTCACCGTTCTCTGCCCCGGTTGCTCTTTCGCCTGTCTGGTCGGTTCCTGTGCCCACATGGGTAGTCACTCACCACCCCCTTCCTCTTCGAGTTCCGGATGTCCAGCGAAGAGTTCAGCTCCGCATTCTTGACCATAGGAGTTGCACCGCGGGCTTCGCTGGGGGCAGCCTGACCTCTGAGGCACCGCGTCCGGAGACGCCGTGCCAGGCGGAGTCCGGCACCGTCGTGTCGCGCGACGCGACTCAACCGTGCCAAGAGAACCACCATCGCCCATTGAGGGGTGTGGCACGCCCGTGGCAACCGCGCCATCGTGAACGATGTCACGCCTGCAGCCGGGCGTGGCTACAAACAGGGAGATTCAGTTGCGCCCCGGTGTCGGTGAGGGGCGCAACAATGTGTTGAAAAGAGTTGGCTACGCGAGTCTGGTGTCTGAGACCGTTCATGATCGTGACGGCTCTTCAGAGAGGATCGGGCGGGCAGAACTGATCGGGAGTAGAGATGCGTTTCACCGTGTTATTTCCCGCTCTTTCGCCGCCGTGAGGACGGCGTCCTTGACGTGGCCCGCGTCAGTCACGGAGGTCATGCTCTCGCTCATCATCTTCTCGTGGGCTCCCGCACTTGAATGCCTAACGCACAGGTGTGCTATATCAGACCTGTATGAAGCACCAAGGGCCGGTTGGAACAAGTCAGGAGATTCATTCATCACCCACTGGGCTCGCTGCGCTCGACCCGGCGCTCCGCCAGGCACTCATGCGAGTGAACCCGGAATACTTCGCCTGGTCCCTTGATGCGCAGGAACGCTACCGTGTCAGCATGCCTGAACAGGACGCGTTCCGTCTCCGTCAGGAGTTGGTCAAGGCGCTGTTTGGTATTCAGGCAAAAACTGACGAAGACCTTTCCGAGATCAGCGACCAATTCGGCGATGAGGAACATCTGGTGTTTAACCGGGCGCTGTTGCCTGCCGCTGGGGTAGGTGAGGATTTCTTCTTCCTGAATGAATACCTGGATGAGGGCAAGACTCTGCTCAATTTTGACACCCTCTATGAGTACGACTACGACGACCACTGTTTTCAAGAACAGGCGCGCAAGGAGCAAACCCCGGAGTACGTCGTCAAACCCTACCGTGGCGCGTTCTATTATTCTTGGGCACGCCTTTTTATCAATGGGGCCTTTCACTACGCCTCACTCTGCATGGCGGCCGGCTACGTCTACAGCCGCATCAAGGAGTTCGGACAGGAGAAGGTGTCCACGCTCATTCCACACCGCTACGTGAACGCCAAGGATCACGGTAAGCGCGAGGGCAAGGGGACGATCTTCAGCCAGCGGATCGATGCGGATGGAAAGGAAGCGCAGGCTGAGGAATTGCAACGGAGGTTCTGGGACTACCTGTCACAACGCTACGATGCCCTCTGCACTGAATTTAACGGTGAGGCCCGGAAGGCTGTCTACATGGAGGATCTCAGTCGTCACAACGACCCACACATGACGTTCATCTTTAGCGACAAGACCGCTTTACAAGCCGTGCGATTCCGGCACTTCATGCGCGACTGCCGTCCTCTCGCCGCCGATCGTGCGGAACTGGATGCGGTCATCAACCGTGAACGCCAGGCCCTCGACACCTACCTAGAGTCCACCTGCCTGGATATTTTGACCAACTTCGATCCCAAGGTCGCCCCATTCCGCAAGAAGAACAAGATCATCATCGCTGACGGTGCACTCAACGAGCTGTTGTGATCCGTCCACGCCTTGTTCTCTCGAATAAATGGAATTTTAGTTATTGCGGTACGATGGAGATGTTCGTTGAGCCAACTGGCCAGCTGGCATTGAACGGCACGCCTCCCACGAGAACGCTCAACTAGCGTGGGTGTGTGGGCTAGGAGCTCTGTTTCATGCTCTCTCGATCCCACGGAGAATGAAAACGCGAATGAGGGCTTTATAGGAAATGCTTTGCTGGTCTGCCAGCACTTTCAGTTCTTGGAGGATGCGCTCGTCGAGGGCTACGTTCGTCGGTTTCTTCCGTGCCGTTTTGTATCGTCGCATGACCACGGCGGTAGAGTAGATGGTCTGCGGCGCTGAGGCCTCTAGAGACTTGCACCACTGACTGTGCCAAGCGGAGTACCAATCGGACAGTCTGCTCCTCTCTTATGCAGGTGTCTCTGAAATCGGGGGAAGGTCAGACATTTTCCCGTTTCACACGGGGTCAGTTGCACGCATTGACATTTGCCTATACAAGTGTATACATTGCGAGGTATGATGACAGTGCATGCGAACGGCTTTGACTGGGATCAGGGCAATCGTACCAAATGCGAGAAGCATGGCCTTTCCGTGGCGACGATTGAAGGTCTTTTTGCCCGACCGTTGGCTGTACTGCCGGACGAGGCCCACTCACAGCGCGAGAAACGCTTTTGCGCCATAGGCCACACTGACAAAGGACGCAGTGTGTTCATGGTGTTCACGTTTCGCAAGAAAGGGGACGACGTATTGATCCGGCCCATCAGCGCTCGATACATGCACAAGAAGGAGGTCGACGCGTATGAAAAAGAAAATCCCAACCTTTAAGAGCGACCGCGCGGCGGCGGCGTTCGTCGAAAAGGCTGACCTCACGCAGTATGACTTGTCGGGGGCGCAGTTGACCCGCTTTGAGATCAAACCGAAGGACAAGTCCATCAACCTGCGCCTGTCCGAGGAACTGTATGAGGCTGTCCGCAAACGCGCCGCGCGTGCCGGTGTTCCCTATCAACGGTTTATTCGTCTCGCACTTGAACAGGCTGTTGCTCCGAAGTAGTTGGAGGAGCGCCTCGGATTCACTGCTCTACAGTTCGCGGCGTTTCATAAAGAGTCAGTATGAAACCCGCACCACAGCGGACGGTGTCACGGGTGCAGTCGTGCGTGGCCACAGACTCGGAAGGTCTGTTGCGCCCCCGCGTGAGTGAGGGGCGCAACACGGTGTTGAGAAGAGGTTGGTGTGTGAGTCCGGTGTCTGTGTCCGTTCATGGTCGGCTCGGCTCTTCGAGGGTGACCGATGGGCAGAATGAGGGACACCATCTCGAGGGCGAGGAACCGCCGGTGACGCGACGTGGTGCAACTCCTCTTGTATGGTGTGAATCAACGCCTGTGGCATGGCAACGTCGAGGCGGGGTTGGAGGATTGGGAACGCTTGTCGTTCGACCTTGATCTCGGCCATTAATCAAGTGGTCAGCACACGCTTCGTTAAAAATAAAAGATGCCGTGCGTACCACAGAGAATCATCTTTCATGAGCACGACACATGGCGTACAACGAGAGCATGAGTAAAGCTGGACAGATGTCTATGTCTAACCGCATCAACACTCGTATTGATACTGGCCTGAAGAAGAAGGCCGTGAAAATCTTTGAGCGACTCGGCCTGACTGAAGCCGAAGCCATCCGTCTTTTTTATGCCCAGGTTGAACTTCACCAGGGGATTCCCTTTCCTCTCATGATCCCCAACCCGCACACGCTGGAGGCTTTTGAAGAAGCAAAGCATCCCAAGAAACTCCCCTCGTTCAAAAACTTTCATGCACTCAGAAGCCGCACGGGCACGTAAGCCTTGCTTCACATTCCAACCAGACTGGCTTCTCATCTACAGAATTCAAGCCGCGGTCCTCATTCTCGAACGGACAGGCACGCACGCCGACCTGTTTGACTGACGTTGAGTGCGAACACGATCAGGAGCTGTATCAATGGACGGTTAGGTGTTTCTCGCGACATGGCGGTTTGTCTACCCAAAGCCTCTACAAACAGCCCTGGCTTCTGGTTTGCCTTTCCATCTCGATTACGGCTCGCCCACGCGACGAAGCATGTAGAGCACCTCAAAGATTTCACGCCTCCTGTCTCATGGCAGCTCCCCTGCGGCCTCGCAGGCCGTTCGGTCTTCCCCTGCGTTCAGCGCCAATCTGGATGGGTGCGTCGTTGCCTGCTGGCCGACAAACGCCTCAAGGTCAAGACTGTCTCGGAGCCGATCCGTTGATTAGCCTTCACCTCGACAAGCGGGCGAACTCTGTCGACATGTGAGAACAGAACCCTCTCGCCTCGTCCGTTGAATCTGCTCTGTTATGCCGTGCTGGTGATGAGCGGGGACCAGCTTGTGGTTTCAGGGCCGGTGCCTGTGCGCATCTGGCCGCCGCCCTGGCTTTTCACCGGCGGGCTGCGTCGATCATGCCCGCGCGCCGCCTCTGAGGCGGCTCCTTTCCGCGGGCATTCCTCCGCATCGCGCCCGCCGGCCCGCCAGGTGGCGGCGTCCTCTCTGTCTCCTTTGTCGTCGCTGTGTGGCCTCCACGCCTGGTGAGAGGCCAACACATCAACTCTAACTAAAGGAGACAACAACATGGCACCTCAAGAACAAACACCAAAACCCAAGCCGGTCACCACGCTTCGATGCAGCAGCATCAAGGCGAGCATCTGGAAGAACGAGGGCATGAAAGGCCCGTTCTACAACGTGACCGTGGCCCGCTCGTACAAGGCGTCCGATGGGACCGTGAAGGATTCGGAATCCTTCGGCCTGGCGGACCTTGACGCGCTCGTGGTTGTCGCCCAACAGGCGAAGGTCTGGATCGCGGAGCGGTCGGGTCGCTGACCGCAAACTGGAAGCCTCCGGCCCTCGCGCCGGGGGCTTCCTACATCCGAAGAAAGGAAATAAGACGATGAAAAGCTATCAGGAATTTGCCACGCATCTCGATCACCTGCTTGGCGGTGTCCAGGCCGTCCGCATCACGGTCCCGGGCTTCATGCCACTGTCGGTTGAAAAGATTGGATCCAGTGAAGACGGACACCGATTTGTGTCCCTTTGTCAGTATAGTGAACAGAACGGCGACCTCATGCGTGATCCCGATCTGGTGTTCATGGTCACTGATCTGCCCGACGGCGCCGCAGCCGAACCGGTGTCCTTTCGGAACGACTACCTGGGGATCTTTCAGGAAGTCTATCGGTATGACGAAGTGGGCAGGCGCACTCATGTCCTGCCTTCGCTGAAACAGGACTTGCAGGAGTTTGGCCGAGCTTGGTTTGCCACGCTCCGAGATCAAGGCTTTTTTGCCCCTACAGCGGTTCGAGAGATCCTGTCTCTGTAATTTCGTCGATCCATTCACGGGGCATGATCTCATCACATCATGCCCCCTTTCCTGCTTAGACATATCAGGATCCTGAAGCCGTCATGGTGTATAGAGCGCTCGATCAGGTAGACAAGCCGGTGCCCGAATTCCTGGGGCTCGGGGGGGTGGGGAATGGGTGTTCTGTTTTCAGCCTTTCCGTCGTTTTCAGGGAGCCTGCTCCTCTGACTGACTAAAGCAGGAGAATACCCGACGTTTAAAAAAGGCGCCTTTGCCGTCCTCCGGGCGGTATCGGGGATGATCCTATCCTGGTCGGTTGGGGGTATGGCTGAAGGGGGATTGGGGCCGCTTTCGGAGATGACAGTAGGGGATACCATAGGGGGTTTTTGAGAGGTTGCAGGATATGGCTATGAGCCCCAGTTGTCTTACATCTTGATGTTGATGTATGCTCGCGCCCCATGCCCGCTGCCTCTCCAGAAAAGCGGACCACGACGATTACCGTGGATCTCGGTGAGCTGAAAGCTCCCTGGCAGGCTTGGTGTCAGCAGCAGGGTGTCACCCCGAGTCATGCCCTGCGACAGGTCCTGCGGCAGGCTCTCGCCAAGACGCCGCGTCCCCCGTTGGCGCCTCGGCTACACGTCACTCGGCGAAGAGAACGAGCCACCGCCCGCATTAAACTGAATGTGACACCGTCCGAACTCGCCGCGCTGCGCACCTGTGCCCGGCACGAGGGCTATCAGCCGACGGCCTGGGTGGTCGCGATGATTCGTACCAAGTTGACCGGGCAGCCGCAGGTCGGACAGCCGGAATTGGAGACCTTGGCCCGGTCGAATCAGCAACTGCTTGCCTTGGGCAGGAACTTGAACCAGATTGCGAAAGTCTTGAATACCACGCCTCAGAACCGGACCGCCTTTCGGGTCGAGGTCATCACCGAACTCTCTCGCGTGATTCAGACCCATACCAAGAAGGTGTCCAATGTCTTACGCGGGACCGTGGAGCGCTGGCACATCCAATGAGTTCGACAGGCAGCCAGATTGACCAGAAATTGGATGAGTGGGGGAGTTGGCTCTTCAATGTCTCAACGGAGACCCTCCCACGACCGAGGTCTAGCAGGAGTGTTCGTC is a genomic window containing:
- a CDS encoding type II toxin-antitoxin system VapC family toxin yields the protein MLDASAILEVLLSTPAAPSVYGRLSVNGETLHAPHLLDLEILQVLRRYCATGEITVDRAEQAVADYLDLPITRYAHDVCVRRVWELRQNLTAYDGVYVALAEALSAPLITRDRRLAAASGHRAIIEVV
- a CDS encoding type II toxin-antitoxin system RelB/DinJ family antitoxin → MAYNESMSKAGQMSMSNRINTRIDTGLKKKAVKIFERLGLTEAEAIRLFYAQVELHQGIPFPLMIPNPHTLEAFEEAKHPKKLPSFKNFHALRSRTGT
- a CDS encoding BrnT family toxin, with protein sequence MMTVHANGFDWDQGNRTKCEKHGLSVATIEGLFARPLAVLPDEAHSQREKRFCAIGHTDKGRSVFMVFTFRKKGDDVLIRPISARYMHKKEVDAYEKENPNL
- a CDS encoding BrnA antitoxin family protein; translation: MKKKIPTFKSDRAAAAFVEKADLTQYDLSGAQLTRFEIKPKDKSINLRLSEELYEAVRKRAARAGVPYQRFIRLALEQAVAPK
- a CDS encoding transposase; amino-acid sequence: MSTKTRWSYTAVFKEETVRFVRKSGHPVTQVARDLGIADHLLYRWRAGQQQAEERGQTRQSLQTEQAELVQLRRENAVLKLERDFLKRAAAFFARESQ
- a CDS encoding IS3 family transposase codes for the protein MRYGVILEHDRRDPIRLMCRALAGSSAGYYAWRGRAESRRATTNRTLLATIRVLHQDSRQTYGSPSIWRALRTQGHRGGENRVARLLRHDGLRAKTVEKWRAATHSPHRWPVAANTLQRQFTVSQPNRVRAGDITYVWTLEGWLYLAVLLDLYSRAIIGWAMGPRLTGDFTEQALRMAITTRQPQAGLLHHSDLGSQYAAGKSQQLLTTAGITASMSRKGNCWDNARVESFFWTLKRELVSHRH